CACCGGCCAATGATGCGACGCGAAGACAGATTCCACCTCGGCACCGAACAGATCGATGGTCTCGGTGAGGTACTTGGCCCACCCGTGCGGATCTCGCACGACCGCTCCCCGCAAGGTCAGCAGGTTGTGCAGGGTGTGCGTGGCATCCTCGGCGGCACACAACGATTTGAAGTCGGGCAGATAGATCAACATCTCCGACGGCGCCTCGGTGTCCGGGGCCATCTGGAACACCAGACGGACACCGTCGACGACTTCCTCGTGTCCGGTCGTGGTGATGATGTCGGTCGGTGGCAGCAGGGTCACGGTGCCGGTCGACAGCGTCTGCCCGAGTCCGGCACCGACCTGCCCCTCCGGACCCCGTGCGAGCGCCGCACCGAACATGTACCCGGCACGACGATTCATCGCGGTCCCGGCGTACACATTCTCCGAGATCGCATGCTCCATGAACCCCTCCGGAGCAAAGATTTTGACGTTGCCCGCGTTGACCTCTTCCTCACTCACGAAGCCGCGGACACCGCCGAAGTGATCGGCATGTGAATGCGTGTAGATGATCGCCTTCACCGGACGATCGCCACGATGCTCGCGATAGAGCTCGAGAGCCGCCCGACCGGTCTCCTCGGTCAGCAAGGTGTCGATGACCACGACGCCGTCGTCACCCTCGATGAACGATGTGTTGGACAGGTCCATGCCGCGCACCTGATAGATACCCGGCACGACCTCGAAGAGGCCCTCGATCGCGCAGAGTTTGGACTGACGCCACAGACTCGGATTGACGGTGTCGGGGGCGTCGCCCTGCAGGAACGAATAGGTGTCGTTGTCCCAGACCACGGTCCCGTCTTCAGCTTTCACCGCGTTCGGCTGCCGCCGGGCTACCAGACCGCGCGTGGCGTCGTCGAAGTCTGCGGTGTCGGAGAAGGGCAGAGAATCGAGCAACTTTCGCTGCTGCTCGACGATGGTCGCTGATGCTGGTTTCCGAGTATTCGCCATACGATTCACCTTGCCATCCTTTGCCGACTCGGTGTCGGCGATCGACAACTGCTGACGGACTTTCTCCAACGCTGCAGTGCAACCAGTCCCGGCCAGATTCTTCGACGCGAGACAGGTGGCGTCTCGCCCTCGACATCGATGAGCGGTTGCCCACCCAGCGCAGCGTAGAAGCGTCGGGCAATCAACCGAGCAACTTGGCCTTCGCTGCCGCGAACTCCTCGTCCGAGAGCACCCCGGACCGGTGCAGGTCCCCGAGGCGGCCGAGCTTCGCGACCAGATCATCCTCGCTCTGGGCGGCGCCCGAAGGCTCCGGCGGCAGCGGGGGCAACGGCGGTGCGGCAGGCGGGGCCTCATACTGCGGCGGCGGCGGCGCCGCGCGCTGCTGGGCATGACGATTCATCGCGTTCGACGTTGCCTGGGCCGTACCCGTGATCACCGCCGTGCGGGCCACGGTACCCAGGAGTCCGGGTCGCCCCACTCGTCCTCTGCGAATCATGTCGGGGTTCCTTCCGTGTCAAGACAAACCTGTCGTACAAGGGCGTGTCGCACCAGGGCGTGTCGCACCAGGGCGTGTCGCACGCACGAGGCGGGACGCCTCACTCGGACGCTGCCTCCTCCTGCGCGGCACGCAGCGCGGCGAGTACCGACTCGTGCGGAATCTGGACGTGCAGGACCACTTCACCGGATGCTTCCCGCGCCGCCACCGCGAACCGCCGCGCCCAGGTCTCCTCGTAGACGACGACCACCGCGGAATTGCCGGGGGCGAGCGTCTCACGCACGATCTCGAGATCCACGTCGCTCACCAGGTCCTGCGCCGCGATCTGCAGGTCTGCGAGTCCGACCTCCCCGAGGTCCTCGTCGACGTCGATCTCGACGACGGTGCCGTCCTCCCCTCTGGTGAGATACACCAGGTCGAGCACCGTCACGTATCCGTGGTCCACCACGTCCCGCAGCGCGGCGACGGTCCCGGCATCGATCACCGTGCCGGGGAAGGAGAGCACGACGAGTTCTACCGGGCCGATCTCGAGGGGGCTGATGTCGTGTGGTTCACCCATGCCCGCCAGCATGGCGGCTCCCGAGTCCTGCCCGCCTCACCCACTACGGATGAGATCGACTCACTCGTCGAGCAGCCCGGCCAGATACTCGACCAACATCCTCGTGGTGACCGGACGGGGCAGAGCCTCGACTGCCGCGAGCACCGTCGCCATGTCCAGATCCTCCCCTGCCTCTCCTGCCGACCCTGCCGTCCCTTTCCGGGGGTCCAATCCGGCGGCCGCCAACGCCCCGGCGACTGCCTCGCCGGGGAGCGCGAGCACGTCGGCGGCGGACACGGACCCGTCGGCGAAGGCCTCGGACAGCGCCGCCAACGCGTCCGGCGGTGCGGCGGGCGGAGCTCCGCGCACCTCCTCGGCGGCGGCGCGCAGCACAGCCTCCAGATCGGGCAGCAACGTCTCGGTCACGGGAGTGACGGTGAGGTGCGTGGTCCGTGCGAGCACCGTGCCGTCCGGCTGGAGCATCGACGGCTGCATCTGCAGGGTGAAGCCGCGCTCCCGGACCGCGTTCGCCCACACGTGCGGGTCGATCGGTGTTCCCGAGTCCGCGTCACTCGCCACCGCGAACACCGGCCCTCGAGGCTGCCCGACCACCCGCAGACCCTCAACCGAATCGACTGTCGCGCAAAGTGATTCGGTTGCCCGACGGATCCGATCGACCAGACCCCGGTAACCCACGTCGCCGAGCGTCTCCGTGATCGCCCACGCCGACGCGAGCGCCGCCGCCGATTTCGAACCCGCAAGCGTCGGGTTCACCACCGGGTACCCCGGCCAGTCGGTGATGCCGAAGTACTGGGCGCGGTGCCGGTCGCGATCACGGTAGAGCAGCAGGGACACTCCCTTCGGCGCGTACCCGTACTTGTGCAGATCCGCGGAGATGCTGCCCACGCCCGGTACCCGGAAGTCCCACTCCGGTAGCGGCTCCGGGGTGTCGCCCCACCACGGCAGCGCCCACCCGCCCAGACAGGCGTCGACGTGTAGCGGGATCCCCCGGGCCGAGGTGGCGGCCGCGACCTCGGCCACCGGGTCGATCGCCCCGATCGGGTAGTTCGGCGCCGACACCACGGCGAGCACCGTGTCCTCACGCAGTGCCTCCGTGAAGGCATCCACCCGTACCGCCCCGGTGCCCGGATCCACCGGGACGCGAACCAACTCGAGCCCGAGCAGGTGCGCGGCCTTCGCGAATGCCGCGTGCACGGTGGTCGGCGCGACCACCGAGCCCGCACCCGGCGATGCCCCGGCGGTGTCGCGAGCGGAGGCGACCGCGAGGATGCAACTCTCGGTGCCCCCGCTCGTGACATTGCCGACCACTCCGGAC
This genomic interval from Rhodococcus triatomae contains the following:
- a CDS encoding SHOCT domain-containing protein, which codes for MIRRGRVGRPGLLGTVARTAVITGTAQATSNAMNRHAQQRAAPPPPQYEAPPAAPPLPPLPPEPSGAAQSEDDLVAKLGRLGDLHRSGVLSDEEFAAAKAKLLG
- a CDS encoding DUF6325 family protein, translated to MGEPHDISPLEIGPVELVVLSFPGTVIDAGTVAALRDVVDHGYVTVLDLVYLTRGEDGTVVEIDVDEDLGEVGLADLQIAAQDLVSDVDLEIVRETLAPGNSAVVVVYEETWARRFAVAAREASGEVVLHVQIPHESVLAALRAAQEEAASE
- a CDS encoding pyridoxal phosphate-dependent decarboxylase family protein, whose product is MSEELTPRALDALRRLEELRRADAPTHGGRVLSYVYDSGLAEIDEIAARAARLVQPVNGLDPTVFPSTVAMERDLIAFGRRMLHGESGVVGNVTSGGTESCILAVASARDTAGASPGAGSVVAPTTVHAAFAKAAHLLGLELVRVPVDPGTGAVRVDAFTEALREDTVLAVVSAPNYPIGAIDPVAEVAAATSARGIPLHVDACLGGWALPWWGDTPEPLPEWDFRVPGVGSISADLHKYGYAPKGVSLLLYRDRDRHRAQYFGITDWPGYPVVNPTLAGSKSAAALASAWAITETLGDVGYRGLVDRIRRATESLCATVDSVEGLRVVGQPRGPVFAVASDADSGTPIDPHVWANAVRERGFTLQMQPSMLQPDGTVLARTTHLTVTPVTETLLPDLEAVLRAAAEEVRGAPPAAPPDALAALSEAFADGSVSAADVLALPGEAVAGALAAAGLDPRKGTAGSAGEAGEDLDMATVLAAVEALPRPVTTRMLVEYLAGLLDE
- a CDS encoding alkyl/aryl-sulfatase, giving the protein MANTRKPASATIVEQQRKLLDSLPFSDTADFDDATRGLVARRQPNAVKAEDGTVVWDNDTYSFLQGDAPDTVNPSLWRQSKLCAIEGLFEVVPGIYQVRGMDLSNTSFIEGDDGVVVIDTLLTEETGRAALELYREHRGDRPVKAIIYTHSHADHFGGVRGFVSEEEVNAGNVKIFAPEGFMEHAISENVYAGTAMNRRAGYMFGAALARGPEGQVGAGLGQTLSTGTVTLLPPTDIITTTGHEEVVDGVRLVFQMAPDTEAPSEMLIYLPDFKSLCAAEDATHTLHNLLTLRGAVVRDPHGWAKYLTETIDLFGAEVESVFASHHWPVWDNERVVDFLTKQRDLYAYVHDQTLRMLNKGLTGPEIAEAIELPPALENAWSTHGYYGSVNHDVKAIYQRYIGWFDGNPASLWEHTPVEQSKRYVEFMGGADAVVSKAREYFDAGDYRWVAQVVNHVVFAQPDHADAKALLADTYEQLGYGAENGTWRDFYLSGATELREGNFGTPTETNAPDIIAQLSPSMLFDAIAIQINGPKAWDEKLSIDVVLTDLDERYRLQLANGALTYSTYPKRDDADVTLTTTRTALPALAGGALTADGLAQAGIEVSGDASVLSRLGALLDPGDKEFAIVTPD